Proteins encoded by one window of Salmo trutta chromosome 17, fSalTru1.1, whole genome shotgun sequence:
- the LOC115152369 gene encoding dynamin-1-like protein isoform X1 — protein sequence MEALIPVINKLQDVFNTVGADIIQLPQIAVVGTQSSGKSSVLEALVGRDLLPRGTGVVTRRPLILQLVHVDPEDRRKTSEENGVDGEEWGKFLHTKSKIYTDFDEIRLEIEAETERVSGNNKGITDEPIHLKIFSPHVVNLTLVDLPGITKVPVGDQPKDIEVQIKDLIVKHISNPNSIILAVTAANTDMATSEALKVAREVDPDGRRTLAVVTKLDLMDAGTDAMDVLMGRVIPVKLGLIGVVNRSQLDINNKKTVADAIRDEYAFLQKKYPSLANRNGTKYLARTLNRLLMHHIRDCLPELKTRINVLAAQYQSLLSSYGEPVEDQSSTLLQLITKFAAEYCHTIEGTAKYIETTELCGGARICYIFHETFGRTLESVDPLGGLTTIDVLTAIRNATGPRPALFVPEVSFELLVKRQVKRLEDPSLRCVELVHEEMQRIIQHCSNYSTQELLRFPKLHDAIVEVVTSLLRKRLPVTNEMVHNLVAIELAYINTKHPDFADACGLMNNNIEEQRRNRMRELPSSVPREKSFKGPGGQSLSPTELPPPEGEGPKAAGGGPQGDQDGGTGNWRGMLKKGDEGMGGDRSMLQTSNPASPQRGHAVNLLDVPVPVSRKLSSREQRDCEVIERLIKSYFLIVRKNIQDSVPKAVMHFLVNHVKDSLQSELVGQLYKAGLLDDLLTESEDMAQRRNEAADMLKALQKASQVIAEIRETHLW from the exons ATGGAGGCCCTTATCCCTGTCATAAATAAATTACAAGATGTGTTTAATACAGTTGGCGCTGACATTATCCAGCTGCCGCAGATTGCTGTTGTTGGAACGCAG AGCAGTGGGAAGAGTTCGGTGCTAGAGGCTCTGGTGGGCAGAGACCTTCTGCCCCGTGGTACTGGTGTTGTCACCCGTCGGCCCCTCATCCTCCAGCTGGTCCACGTGGACCCAGAGGACCGCAGGAAGACCAGCGAGGAGAATG GCGTCGATGGAGAGGAATGGGGCAAGTTTCTACACACCAAAAGCAAG ATCTACACAGACTTCGATGAAATCAGGCTCGAGATCGAAGCTGAAACAGAAAGAGTTTCTGGCAATAACAAG GGAATCACTGATGAGCCCATTCACCTGAAGATCTTCTCCCCTCACGTAGTCAACCTCACGCTAGTGGATCTGCCAGGTATCACAAAG GTCCCAGTGGGAGACCAGCCCAAAGACATAGAGGTGCAGATCAAAGACTTGATCGTGAAGCACATCTCTAACCCCAACTCTATCATCCTGGCTGTGACTGCGGCCAACACAGACATGGCCACCTCAGAGGCCCTCAAAGTTGCCCGCGAGGTCGACCCCGACG GCAGGAGGACGTTAGCAGTGGTGACCAAACTGGACCTGATGGACGCTGGGACAGACGCCATGGACGTTCTGATGGGCCGGGTCATCCCTGTTAAACTTGGCCTCATTGGCGTGGTCAACAG GAGTCAGCTCGACATCAacaataagaagacagtggccGACGCCATCCGTGATGAATATGCCTTCCTACAGAAGAAGTATCCCTCCCTCGCCAACAGAAACGGAACCAAATACCTGGCTAGAACATTGAACAG ATTGTTGATGCACCACATCAGAGACTGTCTCCCGGAGCTAAAGACTCGTATCAACGTGCTGGCGGCCCAGTACCAGTCCCTGCTGAGCAGCTATGGTGAACCTGTAGAGGACCAGAGCTCCACACTGCTCCAGCTCATCACCAAGTTTGCTGCAGAGTACTGCCACACCATCGAGGGCACCGCCAAGTACATAGAGACAACCGAGCT GTGTGGTGGAGCGCGAATCTGTTATATTTTCCATGAGACCTTTGGTCGGACGCTGGAGTCTGTGGACCCACTAGGAGGTCTGACCACCATAGACGTGCTAACAGCTATTAGGAATGCTACG ggcccgCGGCCTGCCCTGTTTGTGCCTGAGGTGTCGTTTGAGCTGCTTGTGAAGAGACAGGTAAAGAGACTGGAGGATCCCAGTCTGCGCTGTGTAGAGCTTGTCCACGAGGAGATGCAGAGGATCATCCAGCACTGCTCCAACTACAGCACACAG gagctGTTGAGGTTTCCAAAGCTCCACGATGCCATAGTAGAAGTGGTCACGTCCCTCCTCAGGAAACGGTTACCGGTCACCAATGAGATG GTTCACAACCTGGTGGCCATAGAGTTGGCCTATATTAACACCAAGCACCCTGACTTTGCTGATGCCTGTGGCCTCATGAACAACAACATCGAG GAACAGAGACGCAACAGAATGAGAGAGCTTCCGTCCTCAGTTCCCAGGGAAAAG tccTTTAAGGGCCCAGGTGGtcagtctctctcccccactgAGCTTCCTCCGCCCGAGGGAGAGGGACCCAAG GCTGCAGGTGGGGGTCCCCAGGGGGACCAGGATGGAGGGACAGGGAACTGGAGGGGCATGCTGAAGAAGGGAGATGAGGGGATGGGTGGAGATAGATCCATGCTCCAGACCTCCAACCCTGCCAGCCCTCAGAGGGGCCACGCTGTCAACCTGCTGGATGTG CCTGTTCCCGTTTCCAGGAAGCTGTCTTCTCGAGAGCAGAGGGACTGTGAGGTCATCGAGAGACTCATCAAGTCCTACTTCCTCATCGTCAGGAAAAACATCCAGGACAG CGTGCCCAAGGCGGTGATGCACTTCTTAGTGAACCATGTGAAAGACAGCCTGCAGAGTGAGCTGGTGGGTCAGCTGTATAAGGCAGGTCTGTTAGATgacctgctcactgagtctgaagacATGGCCCAGAGACGCAATGAGGCTGCAGACATGCtcaag
- the LOC115152369 gene encoding dynamin-1-like protein isoform X2 has translation MEALIPVINKLQDVFNTVGADIIQLPQIAVVGTQSSGKSSVLEALVGRDLLPRGTGVVTRRPLILQLVHVDPEDRRKTSEENGVDGEEWGKFLHTKSKIYTDFDEIRLEIEAETERVSGNNKGITDEPIHLKIFSPHVVNLTLVDLPGITKVPVGDQPKDIEVQIKDLIVKHISNPNSIILAVTAANTDMATSEALKVAREVDPDGRRTLAVVTKLDLMDAGTDAMDVLMGRVIPVKLGLIGVVNRSQLDINNKKTVADAIRDEYAFLQKKYPSLANRNGTKYLARTLNRLLMHHIRDCLPELKTRINVLAAQYQSLLSSYGEPVEDQSSTLLQLITKFAAEYCHTIEGTAKYIETTELCGGARICYIFHETFGRTLESVDPLGGLTTIDVLTAIRNATGPRPALFVPEVSFELLVKRQVKRLEDPSLRCVELVHEEMQRIIQHCSNYSTQELLRFPKLHDAIVEVVTSLLRKRLPVTNEMVHNLVAIELAYINTKHPDFADACGLMNNNIEEQRRNRMRELPSSVPREKAAGGGPQGDQDGGTGNWRGMLKKGDEGMGGDRSMLQTSNPASPQRGHAVNLLDVPVPVSRKLSSREQRDCEVIERLIKSYFLIVRKNIQDSVPKAVMHFLVNHVKDSLQSELVGQLYKAGLLDDLLTESEDMAQRRNEAADMLKALQKASQVIAEIRETHLW, from the exons ATGGAGGCCCTTATCCCTGTCATAAATAAATTACAAGATGTGTTTAATACAGTTGGCGCTGACATTATCCAGCTGCCGCAGATTGCTGTTGTTGGAACGCAG AGCAGTGGGAAGAGTTCGGTGCTAGAGGCTCTGGTGGGCAGAGACCTTCTGCCCCGTGGTACTGGTGTTGTCACCCGTCGGCCCCTCATCCTCCAGCTGGTCCACGTGGACCCAGAGGACCGCAGGAAGACCAGCGAGGAGAATG GCGTCGATGGAGAGGAATGGGGCAAGTTTCTACACACCAAAAGCAAG ATCTACACAGACTTCGATGAAATCAGGCTCGAGATCGAAGCTGAAACAGAAAGAGTTTCTGGCAATAACAAG GGAATCACTGATGAGCCCATTCACCTGAAGATCTTCTCCCCTCACGTAGTCAACCTCACGCTAGTGGATCTGCCAGGTATCACAAAG GTCCCAGTGGGAGACCAGCCCAAAGACATAGAGGTGCAGATCAAAGACTTGATCGTGAAGCACATCTCTAACCCCAACTCTATCATCCTGGCTGTGACTGCGGCCAACACAGACATGGCCACCTCAGAGGCCCTCAAAGTTGCCCGCGAGGTCGACCCCGACG GCAGGAGGACGTTAGCAGTGGTGACCAAACTGGACCTGATGGACGCTGGGACAGACGCCATGGACGTTCTGATGGGCCGGGTCATCCCTGTTAAACTTGGCCTCATTGGCGTGGTCAACAG GAGTCAGCTCGACATCAacaataagaagacagtggccGACGCCATCCGTGATGAATATGCCTTCCTACAGAAGAAGTATCCCTCCCTCGCCAACAGAAACGGAACCAAATACCTGGCTAGAACATTGAACAG ATTGTTGATGCACCACATCAGAGACTGTCTCCCGGAGCTAAAGACTCGTATCAACGTGCTGGCGGCCCAGTACCAGTCCCTGCTGAGCAGCTATGGTGAACCTGTAGAGGACCAGAGCTCCACACTGCTCCAGCTCATCACCAAGTTTGCTGCAGAGTACTGCCACACCATCGAGGGCACCGCCAAGTACATAGAGACAACCGAGCT GTGTGGTGGAGCGCGAATCTGTTATATTTTCCATGAGACCTTTGGTCGGACGCTGGAGTCTGTGGACCCACTAGGAGGTCTGACCACCATAGACGTGCTAACAGCTATTAGGAATGCTACG ggcccgCGGCCTGCCCTGTTTGTGCCTGAGGTGTCGTTTGAGCTGCTTGTGAAGAGACAGGTAAAGAGACTGGAGGATCCCAGTCTGCGCTGTGTAGAGCTTGTCCACGAGGAGATGCAGAGGATCATCCAGCACTGCTCCAACTACAGCACACAG gagctGTTGAGGTTTCCAAAGCTCCACGATGCCATAGTAGAAGTGGTCACGTCCCTCCTCAGGAAACGGTTACCGGTCACCAATGAGATG GTTCACAACCTGGTGGCCATAGAGTTGGCCTATATTAACACCAAGCACCCTGACTTTGCTGATGCCTGTGGCCTCATGAACAACAACATCGAG GAACAGAGACGCAACAGAATGAGAGAGCTTCCGTCCTCAGTTCCCAGGGAAAAG GCTGCAGGTGGGGGTCCCCAGGGGGACCAGGATGGAGGGACAGGGAACTGGAGGGGCATGCTGAAGAAGGGAGATGAGGGGATGGGTGGAGATAGATCCATGCTCCAGACCTCCAACCCTGCCAGCCCTCAGAGGGGCCACGCTGTCAACCTGCTGGATGTG CCTGTTCCCGTTTCCAGGAAGCTGTCTTCTCGAGAGCAGAGGGACTGTGAGGTCATCGAGAGACTCATCAAGTCCTACTTCCTCATCGTCAGGAAAAACATCCAGGACAG CGTGCCCAAGGCGGTGATGCACTTCTTAGTGAACCATGTGAAAGACAGCCTGCAGAGTGAGCTGGTGGGTCAGCTGTATAAGGCAGGTCTGTTAGATgacctgctcactgagtctgaagacATGGCCCAGAGACGCAATGAGGCTGCAGACATGCtcaag
- the LOC115152368 gene encoding dnaJ homolog subfamily B member 9-like, giving the protein MGTSQSAFTFAVCILIIELILAKKNYYDILGVPKDANERQIKKAFHKLAMKYHPDKNKSPDAETEFRDIAEAYETLSDEKRRQEYDQFGHGTFHNDGTKGRNGPNVHQPFNFGDMFKDFDIYSQNWHARHKRHFEDHFRAHQEALHSRHKRHSQGAFGAAGGGGFDGMFNDMKKFTFHRDTTKQTESRFQSTTAKQHCRTVTQRRGNMVPTYTDCTGS; this is encoded by the exons ATGGGAACTTCACAGTCAGCCTTCACATTTGCAGTTTGTATCCTGATAATAGAGTTAATACTGGCCAAAAAGAACTACTATGACATATTGGGAGTCCCGAAAGATGCCAACGAGCGTCAGATAAAGAAGGCTTTTCACAAGCTGGCTATGAAGTATCACCCAGACAAGAACAAGAGCCCAGATGCTGAGACAGAGTTTAGAGACATTGCTGAGG CATATGAAACATTGTCAGATGAGAAGAGGAGACAAGAGTATGACCAGTTTGGACATGGAACATTCCATAATGATGGAACCAAAGGCAGAAACGGTCCAAATGTCCACCAGCCCTTCAACTTTGGCGACATGTTCAAGGACTTTGATATTTACAGCCAGAACTGGCACGCCCGTCACAAGAGGCACTTCGAGGATCACTTCCGGGCCCACCAGGAGGCCCTTCACAGCAGACACAAGAGACACTCCCAGGGGGCTTTTGGAGCAGCAGGTGGTGGTGGCTTTGACGGCATGTTTAATGACATGAAGAAGTTTACTTTTCACAGGGACACTACTAAGCAGACTGAGAGCAGGTTTCAGAGTACTACAGCGAAGCAACACTGCAGAACAGTGACACAACGCAGGGGGAACATGGTCCCCACGTACACTGACTGCACTGGCTCCTGA